CTTGCCAAGTGGCTGGTGCGTGAGCCGCGCATTCTCATCGTTGATGAGCCGACGCGTGGCGTTGATGTGGGTTCCAAGGCCGACATTTATCGGATCCTTCGCGATCTCGCGGCGGGCGGCATGGCTCTGCTTGTCGTGTCCTCCGATCTTCCCGAAGTATTGGCGCTCGCCCACCGCATCATCGTGATGTCCGAGGGCCGCGTTGCCGGTGAGCTTGACGCCGCGGCTGCGACCGAAATCGCCATTCTCGAACTCGCCGCGCCGAGGTCTGGCATAACAGGGGAAGCCGCATGAGCAGTGAGACGGCAACACGCAGCCAAGGCTTTTCCGCCGGCCGCGCTTTTCTCTCCCGGATCGCCACGGACCGGCCATTGCTGCTCATCATGCTGATCATCGCCCTCATCGTCGTGATGGCGGTCTTGCGGCCTTCAACCTTTCTTAGCACCGGGAATGCCGCCGTGGTGCTGCTCGATACGGCGCAAACCGGCATTCTTGCCTGCGGCATGATGGTGTTGATGATCAGCGGTATGTTTGATCTCTCGATCGGCGGAATCCTTGCCTTTTCCGGTATTATCGCTGGGCTCACCGTCAAGCAGCTGGGCTGGCCGCCCCTGCCGGCCTTCCTTGCCGGCTGCATATGGGGGGCGCTGCTCGGCACCATCAATGGCGCACTGGTCACCCGGTTCAAGATTAACGCCCTTATCGCGACGCTTGCCACGCTATCGATCTATCGCGGCGGATTGCAACTCGTCTCCGGCGCCGGCGTCACCAACATTGGCAACGGCTATACGGTGTTCGGCCAGACCCAACTCTTGGGTATCTACTCGCCCTTCTGGTTTATGGCCGTGATCGTTGTGCTTTTCGGATTTCTCGTCGGTCGTACCCGATATTTTCGCCAAGCCTACTATATCGGTGGCAATCCCCGCGCGGCGAAGCTTTCCGGTATCAATGTTGACCGCACGGTGTTCAGTTTCTTCGTCATCATGGGTTTGCTGGCGGGCCTCGCCGGGGCGCTGCTCGCCTCGCGGCTCAACACGGCTGTGGTGCTGGCAGGCCAGGGCGTTGAGCTCAAGGTGATCACCGCAGTGGTGCTGGGCGGCGCCAGCCTTGCCGGCGGCGCGGGCACTATTCTCGGAGCCTTTCTCGGCGTGCTCCTGATGGCGCTGTTGCAGAATGCCATGATCATCGCCGGCATCAGTCCGTTCTGGCAGCTCATCGTGGTGGGCATCGTGCTCTTGATCAGCGTCGGGCTCGATCAATTCGCGCGACTTCATCACCGCACGTGAGGACGTTCGCATGAAAGCCCCGGAGGACATGGGGCGTAGTACATGGATCATAAGGAGGACGAGATGAACCGCTTGGCAGTCTGCACAGTGGCCCTGATCGCCGGCCTCGCATTGGTGAGCGCCGCCCCGGTCCTGGCCGAAAAACCCACGGGGCTGAATGTTCCGATCGGCGACACGAGCCGCAGCGATCAGGAATATGTCTGGATCAGCAATGCGTCGAATCTGCCGTTGTTTGTGGAACGGGTTTATCCGGGTCTTGAGTCGGCGCGCAAGGCGCTCAATGTGAAGGTGCGCATCGCCGGACCGACCTCTGTCGATCTTGCCGCCTTCATCACAACGGTCGATGCCGAGTGCACCAAGAACCCGGCGGGCGTGATCGTGGTGGGAGGCTGGGACGATGCACTCGCTTCTGAGGTCGACAAGTGCATCGACAAGAAGGTTCCCACCGTGGTCACCGACGGCGACCTGCCGATGTCGAAGCGCCTCACCTATCTTGGCACCAACTGGTACAATCTCGGCTACCAGCACGGGCAGTACCAGTGCCGTTATCATGCCGAAGCCGGGTTAAAGGCGGGTGAGATCGGCACGATTTCATTCCTCGCCGCGAGCAACTTCATTGCCGCGCGCCAGGGCCTGCGCGATGCGCTCGCCAAGGAGTGTCCGGATATCAAGGTGGTGGCGGACGAGGAATCTGGCACCAATGTGGAACAGGTGGCCGCCAATACCGCAGCGATCATCCAGGGCCATCCCAACCTCACCGGCATGGTGGGATTCGATTCGGAGGCAGGACCGGGAATCGTGCGGGCGGTGACGGAGTCGGGCAAGGCGGGCAAGATCATCGTCACTTCGAACGAGGCTGGCCGCGACTTCCTGAATTCGATCAAGGACGGCACGGTGAAGATGATCAATATGGAAAAGTACGAGACGATGGACTTCTTCGCCGTCCTCTATCTCTACACCTTCCACAATGACATCATCCGCAACCTGGGCATGGACCAATGGCTGCAGAACCCACTGCCGGCGATTGGCGACTCCGGTCTCATCTTCGTCACCAAGGATAATGTCGATACTATCCTGGCGGCAACCGATCCGGCTGCAACGGGGGCATCGACAACACCCACGGGCCTGAATGTTCCGATCGGCGACACGAGCCGCAGCGATCAGGAATATGTCTGGATCAGCAATGCGTCGAATCTGCCGCTGTTTGTGGAACGGGTTTATCCGGGTCTTGAGTCGGCGCGCAAGGCGCTCAATGTGAAGGTGCGCATCGCCGGACCGACCTCTGTCGATCTCGCCGCCTTCATCACCACGGTCGATGCCGAGTGCACCAAGAACCCGGCGGGCGTGATCGTGGTGGGAGGCTGGGACGATGCACTCGCTTCTGAGGTCGACAAGTGCATCGACAAGAAGGTTCCCACCGTGGTCACCGACGGCGACCTGCCGATGTCGAAGCGCCTCACCTATCTTGGCACCAACTGGTACAATCTCGGCTATCAGCACGGGCAGTACCAGTGCCGTTATCATGCCGAAGCCGGGTTAAAGGCGGGTGAGATCGGCACGATTTCATTCCTTGCCGCGAGCAACTTCATTGCCGCCCGCCAGGGCCTGCGCGATGCGCTCGCCAAGGAGTGTCCGGATATCAAGGTGGTGGCGGACGAGGAATCTGGCACCAATGTGGAACAGGTGGCCGCCAATACCGCAGCGATCATCCAGGGTCATCCCAACCTCACCGGCATGGTGGGATCTCGATTCGGAGGCAGGACCGGGGATCGTGCGGGCAGTGACGGAGTCGGGCAAGGCGGGCAAGATCATCGTCACTTCGAACGAGGCTGGCCGCGACTTCCTGAATTCGATCAAGGACGGCGCGGTGAAGATGATCAATATGGAAAAGTACGAGACGATGGACTTCTTCGCCGTCGCCTATCTCTACACTTTCCACAATGACATCATCCGCAGCCTGGGCATGGACCAATGGCTGCAGAACCCACTGCCGGCGATTGGCGACTCCGGTCTCATCTTCGTCACCAAGGACAACGTCGATACTATCCTGGCGGCAACGGCCGGTGCTCAATAGCGACGCGGCCCTTGATACGGGAGCGTCCGACGCTCCCGTATCTGATATCGCATCTAACGCAATCCGCGGAGGATCAGACGGATGACGCGAACACTGACACCACCCGCGCCGGTGTCGCTCAAGGAATTCGACGCCCTGTTCGAGAAGGTAAGAAACTGGGGACGCTGGGGTCCTGATGACGAGCGCGGCACGCTGAACTACCTGACGCCTGACAAAGTGACCGCCGCCGCCAGGCTTGTCCGCAGCGGCCGCCAGGTCTCCATGGCCATCCCGATCAGCAAGACATCTGGACCCGACAATCCGAACCCGGCCGTGCATTTGATGTCGCTCCTGCATGATCTGCCGGTGAGCAAGAGCGGCTTGTCCTTCGGAATGTGCTACCTCGGCATGGCCAGCCACGGAGATGCCTACACGCATGTCGATGCGCTTAACCATGTCGGCTATAAGGGCAAGCTCTACAACGGCAAACCTGTATCCACTCTCACCTCACGTGGCTCGGACTGGGGAAGCATCACGGCTTATTCCGCCGGCCTCGTCGGCCGCGGGGTGATGCTCGACGCGGCACGCCATCGCGGCGTCGAGTGGCTGGAACCCGGCGAGGCGGTGACACGAAGCGAGCTCGAGGAAATCGAGAAAGCGCAAGGGGTTCGGCTCGGCGAGGGTGACATTCTGGTATTCCGCACCGGCCATCACGCCAGGCGTTTAAAACTCGGCGCCTGGAGCAACGAATACCCACCGGCGGGCGAGGGCAAGGCCGGCCTCCACATCGACACCGTGCCGTGGATGCACGAGCGGCGGATAGCCGCCTTCCTACCCGACGGCGACGGCGAAACCGTCCCCAGCAATGTTGAGGGTATGCCTTATCCTATCCATGCTTTGCAGCTCACCGCCATGGGCATGTGTATCTCCGACAGCCAGCAGCTTGAGGAATTGGCCGTGGCGTGCGAGCAGGAAGGTCGGTTCGAGTTCATGGTGGTCGGCCTGCCATTGCGGCTCCCGGGCGCCACGGGCACACCCTGGAACCCAATAGCCATTTTCTAGAACTCGGCGAGGAGGATTTGCATGGCGCGTTTCGCGGGAAAGGTAGCCCTGGTCACCGGCGCGACCACGGGCATTGGCCAGGCAACGGCGGTGCGGCTTGCCTCAGAGGGCGCGCTGGTTGGCATTAACCAGAAGCCTTCCGGCGATGCGAGCGAGACGCTGAGATTGATCAAGGAAGGAGGCGGGGAGGCCTTTCGGGTCATTGCCGACATGCGCGATCCGACGGCGGTCACGGCCATGGTGAAGGAAGTGGCGAAACGCGGCGGCCGCCTCGACTATGTCGTTTCGAATGCTGCCATCAATCCATTCATGCCCTGGGATGCGACGTCGATCGAGGATTTCGACAACCTCTTCGAAACCAATGTCCGCGGCACCTGGGTGGTATGCACCGAGGCGGCCAAGCAGATGATTGCCGAAGGCCATGGCGGTGCCATCGTCATGGTGAGTTCGATCTCCGCCCATGTCGGTGCTCCCACCCAAGTGGCCTATTGCGGCACTAAAGGCGCCATCAGCATGTTGGGCAAGGCATTGGGCTCGGTACTGGGGAACAACGGCATACGTGTGAACGTGGTGGAACCGGGCGCGGTCAGGACCAATATGAGCGCGCCGATGCTCGAGATGCCCGATGTCATGAAATACTATCTCGACCGTATCGCTCTGCACCGCATCGCCGAACCTTCAGAACTGGCGAGCGCCGTTGCGTTCCTTCTATCGGATGATTCGAGCTATGTGACGTCTGCAACGCTGCTTGTGGATGCCGGCTTCATCGTCAACGCGGAGCTATAGCGGCGGCGGCAGCTTGCTCAAAGCCTCTTCGGCGAGGGTCCGGTCGGGCGTCTGCACAAAGAGCAGCGTGTTGCCGCGCACGAAGACGTAAAGCGGCCCTTGCGCGAGTTGGCCCGGGTCGCCGATGCGTGTCACCGTGCGTTTGGCCAAGGTTTCCTCGGTGTTAGTCAGCCCCGTCGTGCTTGACGCCTGCAGCGCTGCCTTGAAGCCGGGCAGCAGCAGCGCAGGGTCGGCGCCCTTCACCCGCCAAGCCCCCACCGCCGCCTTGAGCCCGCCTGCGGCATAGGCACTGGCGAGGGTGAAATCGTCGCGCGATTTGCCGAGCGTTTTCAGGAATGCGTCGAAGGCGGCGCTGTTGGTGGCAAGCTCGGGGCCAGCCTGGCTTTCAATGGTGAGCGCAATGCCGCCCAGCGTCTGCGGCAAGAGGGCCTCGAGTTCGGGATCCGAATGACGGCCGGCGGAAATCGCTACTGCGGCGAAAAGCAAGGCCGCCAAAGAGATGCAGATCAGGCGAAGACCCTCGAGCCGGAGATAGTGTTTCATCGTCGCGAACTCCGTGACCGCTCACGAAATGTCGAGTGTTTGACCGCCGTCAAACGGAATACAGGCGCCGGTCATCCATGCCGAGTCCGGCGAAACCAGCAGCTCGATCCAGCGTGCCACCTCTTCGGCCTTGGCGATCCGGCCGAGCGGCACCTGGCCTGCCAGCCACTCATAGGCCTCCGTCAGATTGGTGGCCCAGGTTTCGTGAATGGGCGTGTCGACCGGACCAAGCGCCAGCGCGTTGACCCGAATCCTGCTCGGCGCCAGTTCGCCGGCCAGCGAGCGCGTCAGATATTCGAGGGCCGATTTGGTTATGCCGTAGAGCGATTGGCCGGGCCGCAGGATCGTGCCCGAGGACGACGAGATGTTGACGATGGCGCCGCCGCGTTCGCGCAGGGCCGGAAGCGCGGCTTGGATCAGGAGGAACGGTGCGCGCACATTAACCGCCCAATGGAGGTCTATGACGTCCAGTGGATAGTCCTCGATAGGCATCACCTTGATGGTAGCGGCATTGTTGACCAGCGCATCGATGCGGCCGAAGGTGGCGCGGGTATTCTCAATGACGCGCCTGGCCGCTGCGGGATCGGCAAGATCCTCGGCAATTACCAGGGTTTGGCCGGGACTTCCCGAACCGCTTGCTGCCACCGTTTCCAGCTTGTCGCGCCGCCGGCCGACCAGCGCCACATTCCAGCCCAATCCCGCCAACCGCTCAGCCGTTGCCGCGCCGATGCCGGTACCGGCTCCTGTCACTATCGCAGTGTTCGCGCTCATAGTTTACTTTCGGCTAAGAGCTTATCTTGCCGTTGGTATTGTTGCCTAGTCCTCGGCCACAATCCGGATTGGTGGTTAAGGACCTCGATCCGCTCATACGATAGGCTCAGGCGCAATGGGAATGCAACGCCATTCCGTTGGCTCTGCCAAACGACGTGTGCGCTTCGTGTACAGCAATAGACTGTAGTTCGCGTGACGAGGAGCGAACATGCCCTTCGCGCGGTCATGTTTATGAAAACTGACAGATAACCGGCGATATTCTTCGGGCGATCTTCAAGCGTTGCCCGGAGTCGCCGATACGAGAACCCGAAGTCCTCACGCCTTAAAGCCCTTCCCGTTTTGATCGAATCGTTCCGATTCGATCAAAACGGGTAAAAGGGCTCGAAAAACATATAATCTGGAGCGCTTCCTTATCGCCAAAGTCGAGCAACTTTGGCGGGAAGCGCTCTAGGGCTTTGGCTGGGCTTGGTTTAAGGCGCGCTTCAGCCCCTCTGCCATATCCTTTGCCACGTGACGCAGGGCCGAGATGAACAGCCCGGCTTGGACGGACCTCGTGCTGTGGGTCGGGCGCCAGATTGACAGCAAATATGGCACCGAGACCGTCAGGGGTCGGAAGGTCACGCTATGCCCGCCATAGCTCGCGGCCGTGAGGGGATTGATCACCGACATGCCGACGCCCGCTGCTACCATCGCGCAGACACTTGCGGCGGTTGTGGTCTCCGCCGCGTAGTTTCGGGTGACGCCGGCGGCGGCGAAGACGTCATCCAGCTTGTGCCGGTAAGGGTCGTTCTGGCCGAAAAAGATGAATGGCTGCCCGCCGAAGTCCAGGGGCGCCAGTGTCTTCCGCCCGACGAGCGGATGATCGTGGGGCAACACGCAGACCATATCGCCGATCAGAATCGTCTCCGTCGTCGCGCCTTCATGTCCGAA
This genomic stretch from Nordella sp. HKS 07 harbors:
- a CDS encoding ABC transporter permease, with protein sequence MLIIALIVVMAVLRPSTFLSTGNAAVVLLDTAQTGILACGMMVLMISGMFDLSIGGILAFSGIIAGLTVKQLGWPPLPAFLAGCIWGALLGTINGALVTRFKINALIATLATLSIYRGGLQLVSGAGVTNIGNGYTVFGQTQLLGIYSPFWFMAVIVVLFGFLVGRTRYFRQAYYIGGNPRAAKLSGINVDRTVFSFFVIMGLLAGLAGALLASRLNTAVVLAGQGVELKVITAVVLGGASLAGGAGTILGAFLGVLLMALLQNAMIIAGISPFWQLIVVGIVLLISVGLDQFARLHHRT
- a CDS encoding substrate-binding domain-containing protein, with protein sequence MALIAGLALVSAAPVLAEKPTGLNVPIGDTSRSDQEYVWISNASNLPLFVERVYPGLESARKALNVKVRIAGPTSVDLAAFITTVDAECTKNPAGVIVVGGWDDALASEVDKCIDKKVPTVVTDGDLPMSKRLTYLGTNWYNLGYQHGQYQCRYHAEAGLKAGEIGTISFLAASNFIAARQGLRDALAKECPDIKVVADEESGTNVEQVAANTAAIIQGHPNLTGMVGFDSEAGPGIVRAVTESGKAGKIIVTSNEAGRDFLNSIKDGTVKMINMEKYETMDFFAVLYLYTFHNDIIRNLGMDQWLQNPLPAIGDSGLIFVTKDNVDTILAATDPAATGASTTPTGLNVPIGDTSRSDQEYVWISNASNLPLFVERVYPGLESARKALNVKVRIAGPTSVDLAAFITTVDAECTKNPAGVIVVGGWDDALASEVDKCIDKKVPTVVTDGDLPMSKRLTYLGTNWYNLGYQHGQYQCRYHAEAGLKAGEIGTISFLAASNFIAARQGLRDALAKECPDIKVVADEESGTNVEQVAANTAAIIQGHPNLTGMVGSRFGGRTGDRAGSDGVGQGGQDHRHFERGWPRLPEFDQGRRGEDDQYGKVRDDGLLRRRLSLHFPQ
- a CDS encoding cyclase family protein is translated as MTRTLTPPAPVSLKEFDALFEKVRNWGRWGPDDERGTLNYLTPDKVTAAARLVRSGRQVSMAIPISKTSGPDNPNPAVHLMSLLHDLPVSKSGLSFGMCYLGMASHGDAYTHVDALNHVGYKGKLYNGKPVSTLTSRGSDWGSITAYSAGLVGRGVMLDAARHRGVEWLEPGEAVTRSELEEIEKAQGVRLGEGDILVFRTGHHARRLKLGAWSNEYPPAGEGKAGLHIDTVPWMHERRIAAFLPDGDGETVPSNVEGMPYPIHALQLTAMGMCISDSQQLEELAVACEQEGRFEFMVVGLPLRLPGATGTPWNPIAIF
- a CDS encoding SDR family NAD(P)-dependent oxidoreductase, encoding MARFAGKVALVTGATTGIGQATAVRLASEGALVGINQKPSGDASETLRLIKEGGGEAFRVIADMRDPTAVTAMVKEVAKRGGRLDYVVSNAAINPFMPWDATSIEDFDNLFETNVRGTWVVCTEAAKQMIAEGHGGAIVMVSSISAHVGAPTQVAYCGTKGAISMLGKALGSVLGNNGIRVNVVEPGAVRTNMSAPMLEMPDVMKYYLDRIALHRIAEPSELASAVAFLLSDDSSYVTSATLLVDAGFIVNAEL
- a CDS encoding SDR family NAD(P)-dependent oxidoreductase, giving the protein MSANTAIVTGAGTGIGAATAERLAGLGWNVALVGRRRDKLETVAASGSGSPGQTLVIAEDLADPAAARRVIENTRATFGRIDALVNNAATIKVMPIEDYPLDVIDLHWAVNVRAPFLLIQAALPALRERGGAIVNISSSSGTILRPGQSLYGITKSALEYLTRSLAGELAPSRIRVNALALGPVDTPIHETWATNLTEAYEWLAGQVPLGRIAKAEEVARWIELLVSPDSAWMTGACIPFDGGQTLDIS
- a CDS encoding LysR family transcriptional regulator, with protein sequence MNLKQRQIDVFNAVMVNKSITAAAARLGSSQPTLSREIREIEQLIGFDLFLRFGKRLTPTAQAILLHEVVLRSFVGLDEINRAAAAIRTNNAANFRIASIPAYAESIIPRAIQHFLGTQPAVHFSIHSHEEPSLRHEMTMQVFDLGLAETLFGHEGATTETILIGDMVCVLPHDHPLVGRKTLAPLDFGGQPFIFFGQNDPYRHKLDDVFAAAGVTRNYAAETTTAASVCAMVAAGVGMSVINPLTAASYGGHSVTFRPLTVSVPYLLSIWRPTHSTRSVQAGLFISALRHVAKDMAEGLKRALNQAQPKP